Proteins co-encoded in one Lynx canadensis isolate LIC74 chromosome C1, mLynCan4.pri.v2, whole genome shotgun sequence genomic window:
- the PEF1 gene encoding peflin isoform X2: MASYPYGQGCPGAGGQAPGAPPGSYYPGPPHGGGQYGGGVPPGGSYGGGPAPGGPYGPPAGGGPYGHPNPGTPGGLYGSAAPGGPYGQPPPNSYGAQHPGPYGQGPPPGGVPPNVDPEAYSWFQSVDSDHSGYISIKELKQALVNSNWSSFNDETCLMMINMFDKTKSGRIDIYGFSALWKFIQQWKNLFQQYDRDRSGSISYTELQQALSQMGYNLSPQFTQLLVSRYCPRSANPTMQLDRFIQVCTQLQVLTEAFREKDTAVQGTIRLSFEDFVTMTASRML; encoded by the exons ATGGCCAGCTACCCGTACGGGCAG GGCTGCCCAGGAGCTGGAGGACAAGCGCCCGGAGCCCCTCCGGGTAGCTACTACCCTGGACCCCCCCACGGTGGAGGGCAGTATGGCGGCGGGGTACCCCCTGGTGGCAGTTACGGCGGGGGTCCTGCCCCCGGGGGGCCTTATGGACCACCGGCTGGTGGAGGGCCCTATGGACACCCCAATCCTGGGACTCCAGGAGGACTGTATGGTAGTGCGGCCCCAGGGGGTCCCTATGGCCAGCCACCTCCGAATTCCTACGGTGCCCAGCATCCCGGGCCTTACGGACAGGGACCTCCTCCAG GTGGTGTTCCTCCCAACGTGGATCCTGAGGCTTACTCCTGGTTCCAGTCCGTAGACTCTGATCACAGTGGCTACATCTCCATCaaggagctgaagcaggctctggtcaACTCCAACTGGTCCTCGTTCAACGACGAGACGTGCCTCATGATGATAA ACATGTTTGACAAGACAAAGTCAGGCCGCATCGACATCTATGGTTTCTCGGCTCTGTGGAAGTTCATTCAGCAGTGGAAGAACCTCTTCCAGCAGTATGACCGGGACCGCTCGGGCTCCATCAGCTACACCGAGCTGCAGCAAG ctCTGTCCCAAATGGGCTACAACCTGAGCCCCCAGTTCACCCAGCTCCTGGTCTCCCGCTATTGCCCGCGCTCTGCCAACCCCACCATGCAGCTAGACCGCTTCATCCAGGTGTGCACCCAGCTGCAGGTGCTGACCGAGGCTTTCCGGGAGAAGGACACAGCTGTACAGGGCACCATTCGGCTCAGCTTCGAGGACTTCGTCACCATGACAGCTTCTCGGATGCTATGA
- the HCRTR1 gene encoding orexin receptor type 1 translates to MEPSATPGAQTGTPTGGGEPSPSPVPPDYEDEFLRYLWRDYLYPKQYEWVLIAAYVAVFLVALVGNTLVCLAVWRNHHMRTVTNYFIVNLSLADVLVTAICLPASLLVDITESWLFGHALCKVIPYLQAVSVSVAVLTLSFIALDRWYAICHPLLFKSTARRARGSILGIWAVSLAVMVPQAAVMECRSVLPELANRTRLFSVCDEHWADDLYPKIYHSCFFIVTYLAPLGLMAMAYFQIFRKLWGRQIPGTTSALVRNWKRPSDQSEDQGQGPSTEPPPRARAFLAEVKQVRARRKTAKMLMVVLLVFALCYLPISVLNVLKRVFGMFRQASDREAVYACFTFSHWLVYANSAANPIIYNFLSGKFREQFKAAFSCCLPGLGPCGSPKAPSPRSSASHKSFSLHSRCSVSKVPEHVVLTSVTTVLP, encoded by the exons ATGGAGCCCTCAGCCACCCCAGGGGCCCAGACGGGGACCCCCACTGGTGGTGGGGAACCGTCACCGTCACCGGTGCCTCCTGACTACGAAGACGAGTTCCTGCGCTATCTGTGGCGCGATTATCTGTACCCGAAGCAGTACGAGTGGGTCCTCATCGCTGCCTACGTGGCTGTGTTCCTTGTGGCCCTGGTGGGCAACACGCTGG TCTGCCTGGCCGTGTGGAGGAACCACCACATGAGGACGGTCACCAACTACTTCATTGTCAACCTGTCCCTGGCTGACGTGCTGGTGACAGCCATCTGCCTGCCAGCCAGCCTGCTGGTGGACATCACTGAGTCCTGGCTCTTCGGTCATGCCCTCTGCAAGGTCATCCCCTATCTCCAG GCCGTGTCTGTGTCGGTGGCAGTGCTGACTCTCAGCTTCATCGCCCTGGACCGCTGGTATGCCATCTGCCACCCGCTGTTGTTCAAGAGCACCGCCCGGCGTGCCCGTGGCTCCATCCTGGGTATCTGGGCTGTGTCACTGGCTGTCATGGTGCCCCAGGCCGCCGTCATGGAATGCCGCAGCGTGCTCCCCGAGCTAGCCAACCGCACCCGGCTCTTCTCGGTCTGTGATGAACACTGGGCAG ATGACCTCTATCCCAAGATCTACCACAGTTGCTTCTTCATTGTCACCTACCTGGCCCCGCTGGGCCTCATGGCCATGGCCTATTTCCAGATCTTCCGCAAGCTCTGGGGCCGCCAG ATCCCTGGCACCACCTCGGCCCTGGTGAGGAACTGGAAGCGGCCCTCAGACCAGTCGGAGGACCAGGGACAgggccccagcacagagcccccgcCTCGGGCCCGGGCCTTCCTGGCCGAGGTGAAGCAGGTGCGAGCTCGCAGGAAGACGGCCAAGATGCTGATGGTGGTGCTGCTGGTGTTTGCCCTCTGCTACCTGCCCATCAGTGTCCTCAATGTCCTCAAGAG GGTGTTTGGGATGTTCCGCCAAGCCAGTGACCGAGAGGCCGTCTACGCCTGCTTCACCTTCTCCCACTGGCTGGTCTATGCCAACAGCGCGGCCAATCCTATCATCTACAACTTCCTCAGTG GCAAATTCCGGGAGCAGTTTAAGGCCGCCTTCTCCTGCTGCCTGCCTGGCCTGGGTCCCTGCGGCTCTCCGAAGGCCCCCAGCCCCCGCTCCTCTGCCAGCCACAAGTCCTTTTCCTTGCACAGCCGGTGCTCCGTCTCCAAAGTCCCTGAGCACGTGGTGCTCACCAGTGTCACCACGGTGCTGCCCTGA
- the PEF1 gene encoding peflin isoform X3, whose amino-acid sequence MASYPYGQGCPGAGGQAPGAPPGSYYPGPPHGGGQYGGGVPPGGSYGGGPAPGGPYGPPAGGGPYGHPNPGTPGGLYGSAAPGGPYGQPPPNSYGAQHPGPYGQGPPPGGVPPNVDPEAYSWFQSVDSDHSGYISIKELKQALVNSNWSSFNDETCLMMINMFDKTKSGRIDIYGFSALWKFIQQWKNLFQQYDRDRSGSISYTELQQVSSMQNGKSPVQGLRKVVFVTSSARRQFPSQPWDPDHAKSCIRLCPKWATT is encoded by the exons ATGGCCAGCTACCCGTACGGGCAG GGCTGCCCAGGAGCTGGAGGACAAGCGCCCGGAGCCCCTCCGGGTAGCTACTACCCTGGACCCCCCCACGGTGGAGGGCAGTATGGCGGCGGGGTACCCCCTGGTGGCAGTTACGGCGGGGGTCCTGCCCCCGGGGGGCCTTATGGACCACCGGCTGGTGGAGGGCCCTATGGACACCCCAATCCTGGGACTCCAGGAGGACTGTATGGTAGTGCGGCCCCAGGGGGTCCCTATGGCCAGCCACCTCCGAATTCCTACGGTGCCCAGCATCCCGGGCCTTACGGACAGGGACCTCCTCCAG GTGGTGTTCCTCCCAACGTGGATCCTGAGGCTTACTCCTGGTTCCAGTCCGTAGACTCTGATCACAGTGGCTACATCTCCATCaaggagctgaagcaggctctggtcaACTCCAACTGGTCCTCGTTCAACGACGAGACGTGCCTCATGATGATAA ACATGTTTGACAAGACAAAGTCAGGCCGCATCGACATCTATGGTTTCTCGGCTCTGTGGAAGTTCATTCAGCAGTGGAAGAACCTCTTCCAGCAGTATGACCGGGACCGCTCGGGCTCCATCAGCTACACCGAGCTGCAGCAAG TTTCTAGCATGCAGAATGGAAAGAGCCCTGTACAAGGACTCAGAAAGGTGGTTTTTGTTACCAGCTCTGCTAGAAGGCAGTTTCCTTCCCAACCCTGGGATCCAGACCACGCTAAAAGTTGCATTCGG ctCTGTCCCAAATGGGCTACAACCTGA
- the PEF1 gene encoding peflin isoform X1: MASYPYGQGCPGAGGQAPGAPPGSYYPGPPHGGGQYGGGVPPGGSYGGGPAPGGPYGPPAGGGPYGHPNPGTPGGLYGSAAPGGPYGQPPPNSYGAQHPGPYGQGPPPGGVPPNVDPEAYSWFQSVDSDHSGYISIKELKQALVNSNWSSFNDETCLMMINMFDKTKSGRIDIYGFSALWKFIQQWKNLFQQYDRDRSGSISYTELQQALLEGSFLPNPGIQTTLKVAFGSVPNGLQPEPPVHPAPGLPLLPALCQPHHAARPLHPGVHPAAGADRGFPGEGHSCTGHHSAQLRGLRHHDSFSDAMTQPICRVECTRGLSWPLRAGEACGPLRFSCPS; encoded by the exons ATGGCCAGCTACCCGTACGGGCAG GGCTGCCCAGGAGCTGGAGGACAAGCGCCCGGAGCCCCTCCGGGTAGCTACTACCCTGGACCCCCCCACGGTGGAGGGCAGTATGGCGGCGGGGTACCCCCTGGTGGCAGTTACGGCGGGGGTCCTGCCCCCGGGGGGCCTTATGGACCACCGGCTGGTGGAGGGCCCTATGGACACCCCAATCCTGGGACTCCAGGAGGACTGTATGGTAGTGCGGCCCCAGGGGGTCCCTATGGCCAGCCACCTCCGAATTCCTACGGTGCCCAGCATCCCGGGCCTTACGGACAGGGACCTCCTCCAG GTGGTGTTCCTCCCAACGTGGATCCTGAGGCTTACTCCTGGTTCCAGTCCGTAGACTCTGATCACAGTGGCTACATCTCCATCaaggagctgaagcaggctctggtcaACTCCAACTGGTCCTCGTTCAACGACGAGACGTGCCTCATGATGATAA ACATGTTTGACAAGACAAAGTCAGGCCGCATCGACATCTATGGTTTCTCGGCTCTGTGGAAGTTCATTCAGCAGTGGAAGAACCTCTTCCAGCAGTATGACCGGGACCGCTCGGGCTCCATCAGCTACACCGAGCTGCAGCAAG CTCTGCTAGAAGGCAGTTTCCTTCCCAACCCTGGGATCCAGACCACGCTAAAAGTTGCATTCGG ctCTGTCCCAAATGGGCTACAACCTGAGCCCCCAGTTCACCCAGCTCCTGGTCTCCCGCTATTGCCCGCGCTCTGCCAACCCCACCATGCAGCTAGACCGCTTCATCCAGGTGTGCACCCAGCTGCAGGTGCTGACCGAGGCTTTCCGGGAGAAGGACACAGCTGTACAGGGCACCATTCGGCTCAGCTTCGAGGACTTCGTCACCATGACAGCTTCTCGGATGCTATGACCCAGCCCATCTGTAGAGTGGAGTGTACCAGGGGCCTTTCCTGGCCCCTTAGAGCGGGAGAGGCATGCGGGCCTCTCCGCTTTTCCTGTCCCTCCTAG